A genomic stretch from Deinococcus radiotolerans includes:
- a CDS encoding helix-turn-helix domain-containing protein: MTWRTARQKKHPPPDPTQPIPPRLRLKHAREARKIRQEDVATYTSQLGPEHAISKTLLSHVELGRSRLSALGPKRLDALRQALGMTADEWRTQVEE, translated from the coding sequence GTGACCTGGCGCACCGCACGGCAGAAGAAACACCCGCCCCCTGACCCCACCCAACCCATCCCCCCACGCCTCCGCCTCAAACACGCCCGAGAAGCCCGGAAGATCCGGCAAGAGGACGTCGCCACGTACACCTCCCAGCTCGGCCCGGAGCACGCCATCTCCAAGACACTGCTCTCCCACGTGGAGCTCGGCCGATCCCGCCTCTCCGCGCTCGGGCCAAAGCGATTGGACGCCCTGAGGCAGGCACTGGGCATGACTGCAGACGAGTGGCGAACCCAGGTGGAAGAGTGA
- the secA gene encoding preprotein translocase subunit SecA encodes MFRVLNKMFDNNQRDVAQIIKTIVQPVNALEEETQKVEDLAAAFMDLRRRVTEGGESLDDVVVPAFALIREAGRRSIGKRHYDVQLIGGYALHKGRIAEMRTGEGKTLVATLALALNALEGRGCHLVTVNDYLARVGMEEMSLLYRTLGLTVGLASREMQPHQKQAAYACDITYVTNSELGFDYLRDNMAQSREALALRADHPLNFAIVDEVDSILIDEARTPLIISGAAEKATDLYYVYAKLIRRLQKGEPAEPGVRAEPTGDYTIDEKGKQVHITEGGISKIERLLSLSDLYSPDNMDKAHMITQAIRARELYHREKDYIVNAEGEVIIIDEFTGRSMPGRRYGEGLHQAIEAKEGVKIENENQTLATITYQNFFRLYNKFAGMTGTAKTEEKEFLDIYGSDVLVIPTNKGVQRKDAEDLVYRTKMGKYNAVVQEVREMHATGRPVLIGTASIVTSEQLSDLLTQAGIQHSVLNAKFEAQEASIVAQAGRSGTVTIATNMAGRGTDIMLGGNAEFILGEAIEQQLGLSRYTPEVENFIKAISRQDPNSVQIGMQIPGMNEDFIGQAIQLQADTLTDRQRVKDLGGLHIIGTERHESRRIDNQLRGRAGRQGDPGSSRFYVSFEDDLMRLFANDRVVAMMDRLGMDDTQPIEAKMVTGAIEKAQARVEDRNFSTRKQLLEFDNVMSKQRDTVYAQRREVLLGPDADVEESTEGMIADFVDHQLATHLPIEQSHENWDIDGLRAAITDAVPQLEEFDFESLRAKTPAEAQDTLLAAVADAFDARKEELSPTMMNSLSRYVVLQVVDQLWKEHLHGMDVLRQGIGLRGYGQRDPFTEYKFEATTMFNDMIDTLKADVTKFVFRMQFSNPG; translated from the coding sequence ATGTTCCGTGTCCTGAACAAAATGTTCGATAACAACCAGCGCGACGTTGCGCAGATCATCAAGACGATCGTGCAACCCGTCAACGCGCTGGAAGAAGAGACCCAGAAGGTCGAAGATCTCGCCGCCGCCTTCATGGACCTGCGCCGACGCGTCACGGAAGGCGGCGAGTCCCTCGACGACGTCGTCGTGCCCGCCTTCGCCCTGATCCGCGAGGCCGGACGCCGCTCCATCGGCAAACGCCACTACGACGTGCAGCTCATCGGCGGGTACGCCCTGCACAAGGGCCGCATCGCCGAGATGCGCACCGGTGAAGGGAAAACGCTCGTCGCCACGCTGGCCCTGGCGCTGAACGCCCTCGAGGGGCGCGGCTGCCACCTCGTGACCGTGAACGACTACCTCGCCCGGGTCGGCATGGAGGAGATGAGCCTGCTGTACCGCACGCTCGGTCTCACCGTTGGCCTCGCCAGCCGCGAGATGCAACCCCACCAGAAACAGGCCGCGTACGCCTGCGACATCACCTACGTCACCAACAGCGAACTGGGCTTCGACTACCTGCGCGACAACATGGCCCAGAGCCGCGAGGCCCTCGCCCTGCGCGCCGACCACCCCCTGAACTTCGCCATCGTGGACGAGGTCGACTCGATCCTCATCGACGAGGCCCGCACGCCCCTGATCATCAGCGGCGCCGCCGAGAAAGCCACCGACCTCTACTACGTATACGCCAAACTCATCCGCCGCCTCCAGAAGGGCGAACCAGCCGAGCCCGGCGTGCGCGCCGAACCCACCGGCGACTACACCATCGACGAGAAGGGCAAGCAGGTCCACATCACCGAGGGCGGTATCAGCAAGATCGAGCGCCTGCTGTCCCTGAGCGACCTGTACAGCCCGGACAACATGGACAAAGCGCACATGATCACCCAGGCGATCCGCGCGCGCGAACTGTACCACCGCGAGAAGGACTACATCGTCAACGCCGAGGGCGAAGTCATCATCATCGACGAGTTCACCGGGCGCAGCATGCCCGGCCGCCGCTACGGCGAGGGCCTCCACCAGGCCATCGAGGCGAAAGAAGGCGTCAAGATCGAGAACGAGAACCAGACGCTCGCCACGATCACCTACCAGAACTTCTTCCGCCTGTACAACAAGTTCGCGGGCATGACCGGCACCGCCAAGACTGAGGAGAAGGAATTCCTCGACATCTACGGCAGTGACGTGTTGGTCATCCCCACCAACAAGGGTGTGCAGCGTAAGGACGCCGAGGACCTCGTCTACCGCACCAAGATGGGCAAGTACAACGCCGTGGTGCAGGAAGTCCGCGAGATGCACGCCACCGGCCGCCCCGTCCTGATCGGGACCGCCAGCATCGTCACCAGCGAGCAGCTCAGCGACCTCCTCACCCAGGCCGGCATCCAGCACAGCGTCCTGAACGCCAAATTCGAGGCGCAGGAAGCCAGCATCGTTGCGCAGGCTGGCCGCTCGGGCACCGTCACCATCGCCACCAACATGGCCGGCCGTGGCACCGACATCATGCTCGGCGGGAACGCCGAATTCATCCTCGGCGAAGCCATCGAGCAGCAGCTCGGCCTGAGCCGCTACACGCCCGAAGTCGAGAACTTCATCAAGGCCATCAGCCGCCAGGACCCCAACTCAGTCCAGATCGGCATGCAGATCCCCGGCATGAACGAGGACTTCATCGGTCAGGCCATCCAACTTCAGGCGGACACCCTCACCGACCGCCAGCGCGTCAAGGACCTCGGCGGGCTGCACATCATCGGCACCGAACGCCACGAGAGCCGCCGCATCGACAACCAGCTGCGCGGCCGCGCCGGCCGTCAGGGCGACCCCGGCAGCAGCCGCTTCTACGTGTCATTCGAGGACGACCTGATGCGCCTCTTCGCCAACGACCGCGTCGTCGCCATGATGGACCGCCTCGGCATGGACGACACCCAGCCCATCGAAGCGAAGATGGTGACCGGCGCCATCGAGAAAGCCCAGGCGCGCGTCGAAGACCGCAACTTCAGCACGCGCAAACAACTTCTTGAATTCGACAACGTCATGAGCAAACAGCGCGACACCGTCTACGCCCAGCGCCGCGAGGTCCTCCTCGGGCCAGACGCCGACGTCGAGGAGAGCACCGAAGGCATGATTGCCGACTTCGTCGACCACCAGCTCGCCACGCACCTGCCCATTGAGCAGAGCCACGAGAACTGGGACATCGACGGACTGCGCGCCGCCATCACCGACGCCGTCCCCCAGCTCGAAGAGTTCGACTTCGAAAGCCTGCGCGCCAAGACCCCCGCCGAAGCGCAGGACACCCTCCTCGCCGCCGTCGCCGACGCCTTCGACGCCCGCAAGGAAGAACTCAGCCCCACCATGATGAACAGCCTTAGCCGCTACGTCGTCCTGCAGGTCGTCGACCAGCTCTGGAAAGAACACCTGCACGGCATGGACGTCCTGCGCCAGGGCATCGGCCTGCGCGGCTACGGCCAGCGCGACCCCTTCACTGAATACAAATTCGAAGCCACCACCATGTTTAACGACATGATCGACACCCTCAAAGCCGATGTCACCAAATTCGTCTTCCGAATGCAGTTTTCCAACCCAGGCTAA
- a CDS encoding recombinase family protein produces the protein MTARAYLRVSSATQVEKFSLAFQRDKALAWAAYQDLGPVQFYEERGVSGKLDDRPQLAALLGEIQPGDTVIVYSLSRLGRGGAVQMLSIVGRIKDAGARLVSLTENIDTETPAGRLMLTILAALAELEVETTRERTAAGRIQAASQGIYPQSGAVLPAGYERGPDGRIVESAFAPTVREVFRRAAGGVPFNAVADSLNRDGIPGAKGKRWYLATVRGIVQEPTYRTGQLQYRRRSHEATPQAWLPIPCPALVTDAEWYAAQRTATRNHVRRDPTRFPLSGRLTCGCGTPLVGNAHKSGSGSTILYYRCSPERRGTPTCPVSGKGSSFYAVSTVDVAARLALADALRDTETLTRLISRPQADPHEAQRALLEERRAALIDLHLEGLIDRAEFVRRRDDLQAQIQALVPISTPILPAPELTDLADGLPSLDDTEYMALLDDLDVHFTAQKGAHVEVRALNLPTA, from the coding sequence GTGACTGCCCGCGCGTACCTCCGCGTCTCCTCTGCTACGCAGGTGGAGAAGTTCAGCCTCGCGTTCCAGCGGGACAAGGCCCTGGCCTGGGCCGCGTACCAGGACCTCGGGCCGGTCCAGTTCTACGAGGAACGCGGCGTATCCGGCAAACTCGACGACCGCCCCCAACTGGCCGCCCTCCTCGGCGAGATCCAGCCGGGGGACACGGTCATCGTGTACAGCCTCAGCCGCCTGGGGCGCGGCGGCGCCGTGCAGATGCTCAGCATCGTGGGCCGCATCAAGGACGCCGGCGCGCGGCTGGTCAGCCTCACCGAGAACATCGACACGGAGACGCCAGCTGGGCGCCTCATGCTGACCATCCTCGCCGCCCTGGCGGAACTGGAAGTGGAGACCACCCGGGAACGCACCGCTGCCGGGCGCATCCAGGCCGCCAGTCAGGGCATCTACCCACAGAGTGGCGCCGTGCTCCCCGCCGGCTACGAACGCGGCCCAGACGGGCGGATCGTCGAAAGTGCCTTCGCGCCCACCGTGCGCGAGGTCTTCCGCCGCGCTGCCGGTGGCGTTCCCTTCAATGCTGTGGCGGACAGCCTCAACCGGGACGGCATTCCCGGCGCGAAAGGCAAGCGTTGGTACTTGGCGACAGTCCGCGGCATCGTGCAGGAACCCACCTACCGCACCGGGCAACTCCAGTACCGCCGCCGCAGCCACGAGGCCACCCCACAGGCGTGGCTGCCCATCCCCTGCCCTGCCCTCGTCACGGACGCCGAGTGGTACGCCGCGCAGCGCACTGCCACCCGCAACCACGTCCGGCGTGACCCCACCCGCTTCCCGCTCTCCGGCCGCCTCACCTGCGGCTGCGGCACGCCCCTCGTCGGGAACGCCCACAAGAGCGGCAGTGGCAGCACCATCCTCTACTACCGCTGCAGCCCGGAGCGGCGCGGCACGCCCACCTGCCCCGTCAGCGGGAAGGGCAGCAGCTTCTACGCCGTGAGCACCGTGGACGTCGCCGCGCGCCTTGCCCTGGCGGACGCCCTACGAGATACCGAGACGCTCACCCGCCTGATCAGCCGCCCCCAGGCAGATCCTCACGAAGCCCAACGGGCCCTCCTCGAGGAACGCCGCGCGGCCCTGATCGACCTGCACCTGGAAGGGCTGATTGACCGGGCCGAGTTCGTCCGGCGCCGCGATGACCTGCAGGCGCAGATCCAGGCCCTCGTCCCCATCAGCACGCCCATCCTCCCCGCGCCGGAACTGACCGACCTGGCCGATGGCCTCCCCAGCCTCGACGACACCGAGTACATGGCCCTGCTCGATGACCTCGACGTGCACTTCACCGCGCAGAAAGGCGCGCACGTAGAAGTGCGCGCCCTGAACCTCCCCACCGCTTAA